TATGGGGACCGCGGGGATAAACAGGGGTGTCATCCACAGGGGTCGAAAATCGGTCCCGAGACCCGTACACGTCAAGCCCGGCTTGACCCCATGGGGAAGGTCACAATCGGCATTCCGGGGATAACTGGGAAAACCGGGCGGTTTTGAATCTATCCCCGATTCACCCGTCGCTGTGATTCACAGCCCGTATGCTTCTGAATCGTCCGGGGCACGATGCTTTCCGGCAGTTGACCAAGCGATGATCCACATGCCGGCGACGCCCGTCGTTTCCACCGGACAAGACGACTAAAGGCCTGCGTCCCCGGTATCCACAGGCACCCATCCACTACCTCATCCTTTTAAGAATCTTATCTTTATGTTGGTTCCTTCGGAGCCGCGTGGCTACACTCCGCCCATTCTTGCGAGCAGGCCATGTTGACCCAACCAAAATCTTTCGTGCGCGCGATCCGAGGCGAAATTCAAGCGCGGCCGTGTTTCTGGCTGATGCGCCAGGCCGGCCGCTATTTGCCCGAATATCGCGCAACCCGGGCGCAAGCGAAGGGGTTCGTCGATCTGTGTTTACGCCCCGATTTGGCGACCGAGATCACGTTGCAGCCGATCCGGCGCTACGGCATGGACGCGGCGATTTTGTTTTCGGACATTCTGATGATCCCGCACGGGCTCGGCCAAAAGCTCGAGTTCAAGGAAGGCGAAGGCCCGGTGCTGGAACCGGTGACCGACGCCGGAGGGATCGCGGCCCTGGAAAAGGGGCTCGATGGCAGTCTTGAAAAGCTCGGGCCGATTTTCGAGACCGTCTCGCGGGTCAAAGCGGCCTTGCCGCTGGATACGGCGCTGATCGGCTTTGCGGGCGCCCCTTGGACCGTCGCGACCTACATGGTCGAAGGCGGCGGTTCGAAAGATTTTGCGAAGGTCCGTTTGCTTGCTGCGCGCGATCCAGCACTGTTCGAAAAGCTGATCGATTTGCTGGTCGAAGCGACGACGCGCTATTTGTCGCGCCAGGTCGAAGCCGGGGCCGAAGTCCTTCAGCTTTTCGATACCTGGGCCGGCGTATTGCCCGAAGACGAATATCAGCGCTGGGCGATCGAGCCGGTGAAGGAAATCATCGCCCGGATCCGCGAACGGCACCCATCGATCCCGATCATCTATTTCCCGAAGGGCTCGGGAATGCTTTACACCCACGCGGCCGCGGAAACGGGCGCGGATGCGCTGGGCATCGATACATCCGTGCCGATGGAATTCGCCAAGCTGTTGCAGCACCAGGTGACGGTGCAAGGCAATCTCGATCCCATCAAACTCGCTGCCGGCGGCAAGGCGATGGAGGATTCGATCAATCGGATCCTCGCGGCGCTCGCGGGCGGCCGGTTCGTGTTCAATCTCGGCCACGGCGTTATTCCGCAAACGCCGCCCGAACATGTCGCGCGTCTGGCAGAGATCATTCGCGGCTGGCGCCACCGGGCGAATTGATGCGGAAGATCGCCGTCGTCCTGTTTAATCTCGGCGGCCCGGATTCACCCGACGCGGTGAAGCCGTTTCTGTTCAACCTGTTCAACGATCCGGCGATCATTAGCGTTCCGAATCCGTTTCGCTGGTTGCTGGCGAAATTGATCTCCGGCCGCCGGGCGCCGAAAGCGCGCGGCATCTACGATCTGATCGGCGGGTCCTCGCCGTTGCTGGCGAATACCCAGGCCCAAGCGCGCGCATTGGAAGCCACCCTCGCCGATCTCGGCGCCGTCAAATGCTTCGCGGCGATGCGCTATTGGCATCCATTGACCGAAGGTGCGGCGCTGGCCGTGCGTGAATTCGGGCCCGAGCGCATCGTGCTGCTGCCGCTTTATCCGCAGTATTCGACGACGACGACGGGCAGCTCGAAGAAGGCTTGGGATCGCGCGGCGGCGCGATTGGGCTTGAACGCGCAGACCGCGTCGGTGTGCTGCTATCCGACGGAACCGGGTTTCGTGAAAGCGGTCGCCGATTTGATCCGGCCGCATTACGACGCCGCGTCCGCGCATGGCAAGCCGCGCGTCCTGTTCTCCGCGCATGGTTTGCCGAAAAAAGTGATCGACGCGGGCGATCCCTACAAGGTTCAAGTCGAGCGCACCGCCGCCGCGATCGTCGCGGAATTGGGCATTCCCGATCTCGATTCCGTCGTTTGCTATCAAAGCCGCGTCGGTCCGCTCGAATGGATCAAGCCCTATACGGAAGCCGAGATCGAACGCGCGGGCAAAGATAAGGTGCCGCTGGTCGTCGTGCCCGTCGCGTTCGTGTCCGAGCATTCGGAAACGCTGGTCGAGCTCGACATCGAGTATCGCGAAAAAGCGCATGAAGACGGCGTGCCGCATTACGAGCGCGTCCCCACGGTCGGCACGCATCCGGCGTTTGTCGAAGGCCTCGCCAAGATCGTGCGCGCGGCGGTGAGCGGCCCGGCCCGCGAATGCGCGGCGGACGGGCAAGGCCGCCTGTGCCCCGCCGAATGCGGCAAATGCCCGCTTAAAGCTTCGTCGCCGTCTGGCTAAGCCGGCGCAAGGCGGGGTGGAATTCCCCCGGCCCGAGCGCACGCATCCAATCGTCCCAATCGGCGGCCATCTCGACCAGCGTATCGCTGATCGGATTGACCGGCAGCGTCTCGGTCCACGCCGCCAGCGGGCCGGAGCCGAGAACAAGCATCGCCAGTGTCGCCGCGACGATCGCGATCGAGACGTCACGTAACGGGCGCGCAGGCGCACCGGCAACAGGCTCGATCGGCGGGCGATATTGGATGATGCGCTTCATGTCAGAACTGGAAATAGATGAAAGGCGCGACGCCCGCCGGGCCGATCGCGTCGATGGCGACGATCGCGGCCCCCAGCGCCAGCCCTTGCGCCCAGGCCGGCAGGTCCATGACGCGCGCCTCGGCGCGCGCCAGACGATCCTTGGGCAGGAATTGGCTGGCGATGCCAAGCGCGATCAGAATCATCACGAAGCCGCTGGCATGGACCGGCAAGGCGAGGTGTTGCAGCCCCGCGAGATAGTCGAGCGCCTTGCCCGAATCGCCCGCGCGGAAGAACACCCAGGTGACGCAAACGAAATGGAAGGTCAGCGCGGTCGCCAAGGCGCGCGGCAAGGCGATGGGCCAAGCGCGCGCGATGATCAGGGCCGCACCGTGCAACGCGCCCCAGATCACGAAGTGCCACGCAGCCCCGTGCCAGAGCCCGCCCAGCAGCATCACGAGGGCGAGGTTCGCATAAGTGCGCGCCCCCCCCGCATCGCCACCGAGCGGGATATAGAGATAGTCGCGCAGCCAGCTCGATAGCGAGATATGCCAGCGCTTCCAGAATTCCGACGGCGAGGCCGCGCGATAGGGCTGGTCGAAATTGACCGGGAAGCGATAGCCGAGCAAGGCGGCGACACCGACCGCGATATCGGTATAGGCGGAGAAGTCGCAATAGATCTGCAGCGCATAGGCGTACATGCCGAGCAGCAGATCGCCCGCCTTGTAGAGCGACGGATCGCGGAACATCTCGTCGGCTTGCAGGCCGGCAAGCCATGTCGCGACGAAGACCTTCTTGAACAGACCGACCGCGATCAGCAGGAAGGCGCGCGTCATCGCGATGCGGGTCGCATCGGCCGGGGCGGCGATCTGCGGCAGGAAATGGGCGGCGCGCACGATCGGCCCCGCGACGAGCTGCGGGAAGAACGACAGATACAGCGCCATGTCGAGCAAGCCGGCGGCTTGGTGCACATGACCGCGATGGATGTCCACGAGATAGGAGATCGCGTGGAAGGTGAAGAACGAGATCGCAACCGGCACCACGAGCGACAGCAGCGGCAGATCACGCCCAAGGCCGGCGGCGTTCAACAGGCCTTCGAGCGAGAGCAGGAAGAAATCGGCGTATTTGAAAAAGCCGAGAACGACAAGATTGAGGGCGACCGCGCCGAGCAGGATGGGTTTGCGCGCTTCTTCATCCGGCGTGTTGGCGAGGGCGCGGCCGACCGCCCAGTTGCCGACGCTCGACAGCGCCAGCAATACGCAAAACCGCCAGTCCCACATCGCATAGAAGCCGTAGCTGGCGGCGACCAGCAGCAGCTTGCGGCTATCGGTGCGTTTGGCGAGGGCCCAGCTGGCGAAGAACACGGCCAGGAAGAACAGGCCGAAATTCAGCGTCGGGAACAACATTTAGCGGGCCCGATTCCACGCGTCGTAATTCGCCATCAGATCTTCGAAGAGCCGTTCGGCGACGGCCGAATAGCCCAGTGTAGTGAAATGCACGTGATCGGCGCGCGCCAGCGGCGGATTGGCGCGCACCCAGCGGCGCATGGAATCCGCGCCGCCCATCGAGCCCCACCAATCCCAAAACTCGTAACCGAGCTTGGGCGCGTTGGCGATTTGGATGTCGCGCACCAGCGCGATATTGGCGGGGGTGGCCCAATTGCAGGCAAGGCCCTGGCAGCGCGGATCGGATTTGCGCGCCGCATCTGGCGGACCGACGACCAGCACCGACGCGTTGGGCACAGCGGCATGCACCGCGCGCACGCGCTGCGCCAAAGCTTCGGTATAGCTCGCGGCGTCCAGATCGTTGCGGAAGCCCTCGTTCGTGCCGAAAACGAGGATGACGAGCGACGGTTCGCGCGCCGCAAGCTCAGCCGCGGCCGCGGCTTCGTCCCAGCGCAAGGTGGTGAGGTAACTTGCCCCCACGACGCCGAGAGAATCGTAGACCAGCCCCCGCATCGCGCGCTCGATCCCCCAGCCCAACAGCGTGACCGGTTTGCGATCGAGCGTGGTGATGCGCAATGTGCGCGAACCCGACGGCACGTCGCGGCGGAAGATCTGCACCGGCCCGCGCAGTGTGCTTGTGTCGAGGGTTGCGAGATCGCGGCCATCGACGGAGATGCGCACGCGCCCGCCATTGGGCTGCGGGCGCAAGGCGACGAAAATCTCGTCGAAGCCGCGCTCGTCGGTCGTATCGAGGGCGAGCGACGCGCCCGCCGCCCCGGTCTTGGCGGCGATGCCCGCGAGCGAGAACGGGCCGCTGGAACGCTGGTTCAGCGAGAATTCGTAGGCCCAGCGGCCGGTCTCCTGGATGGTCAGGCCCGCATGGCGCACGGTGGGATAAGGCTTGCCCGGCGGCATCCAGCCGCGACCGGCCGAACCGAAGCGCTGTTGAAGGAGTTCGCGCAGGCGTGCGCTCATCACATCGCCCGCCGTGTGGCTGTCGCCGATCTGGACGATACTCACCCGCCGCCGCACGCCTGTTTCGAGCGATGCGAGATCGGCGAAGAACGGGTCGAGCCGGCTGGTATTGCGCGGGATCACACGCGGGCGCGCCGCCCCCGGCACCATCGCCGCCATCAGATCCGTCGCCAGCGGCGCGAAGCTTTCGTCGGCCGGCGGCAAGGGCACGCTTATCGCGGGGGTTGTCGGCGACGAAGGGGGTGCGGCCGGTTGTTGTGCCGCACAGCTCGCCAGCAACAGGAAGGCGAGGCACGCGGGCCCCAAACGACCGCGTGCGAAGATCATGTCAGCGCGGCTGGGCGGTTTCGGGCAAGCGCGCCGAGGCTTCCGCCTGGCCCGCTTCGAAACGCCGGATCGCGGCCATCGCCTTGTTGGCGATGATGTCGTAGCCCGTGCCGATGAAATGCAAGCCATCGTCGCCGCGCACTTGCAGGCGCCGCCCGTCGGCACTGGCGAGATGCGTCGTGAACGCGCCCTCCGGCCCCAGGAAATCGTCGTAGATCGGCACGAAGGCGATGCGCGCGCGCGCGGCCGCTTCGGCGTAAAGCGAGGTCAGATGCTTGGCGCCGTCGTTCTGTTCGGGTTTGCGGAACACCGGCAAGCCGATCCACACGACGTCGTCCGCCTTGGCGCGCAAGCGCGCGATCAGCTGGTCGATGCGCTTGGCGTAGGCCGCGTTCCACGCGTCGGTGCCGTAGACGCGCCCGCGCCGGTCGTCGCGAAAATCGCGCATGTCGTTCAGGCCGAACATGACCACGACATGGCGCGCGGGGTTCGCGTCGAAATCGGCGTCGATCTGGTCGAGCCAGGCCGAAAAATCGGAGCGCGTCAGACCCGTGCCGATCGACGAACGCCGCGTGGCGATCCAGCCGCCGGGCTCGCGCTTCAAGCTGCGGGTGAACGCGTCCCACACGCCATCGGCGAGGGAATCGCCATAGACGGCGATATTGCGCGTGGGGCTTTGCGCGCCGGCGGGCGAAACCGCGGCGAATGCAAAGGCCAGGAATGTCAGGGCACCCGCCCAGCGGGTGAAAAATCCGGAAAAGCGCCGCATCTTGATCTCACGAAGGGTGTCCTTCGGCACCCGTCCTAATGCCCCTGTTCACATTACAGGACAGTTCCGTCGCAGGACGGATCGGCATTGCGTCGTTGGATATTGCGCGGCTCGGTGCGCGGATATAGTGAAACACGCGAATGCGGCGGACAAGTGGCATTCCGTTCGCCGCGCGCGAATTTTTCGAAAGGGCCGGTCGTGTTCGAGACCATTCAGGAAATCGTCTACGTCGCCTATGACTGGATCAAGTGGTTGCACGTCGTCTCGGTGATGGCGTGGATGGCGGGGCTGCTCTATCTGCCGCGCCTGTTCGTCTATCACTGCGCGGCACCGGCGGGCACGCACACCTCCGAGACGTTCAAGGTCATGGAGCGCCGCTTGCTGCGCGCGATCATGGGACCGGCGATGATCGCGACCTGGGTGTTCGGCCTGCTGCTGGCCAGCGTCCAGGATTGGACGTCCGGCTGGCTGATCGCGAAATTCGTGCTGGTCCTGATCTTGAGTTGGCACCACCATGCCCAGGCGCGCTGGCGCAAGGATTTCGAGGCCGATCGCAACACGCGGCCCGCGCGCTTCTACCGGATCCAGAACGAGATCCCGACCCTTCTGATGATCCTGATCGTGCTGTTCGTGATCGTAAAACCGTTTTGAACGAAGGGGTTGCGACCCTCCGCCCGCGTTTGGGGGATTGACAGGGTCGGGGAAATCGCTAGATTGGCAAGCGGATGGGGGTCGCCCCTATCTTCGAGGCCGCGTTCTGCGGCCGATTTTCCCGCTGATATCTTCGATTATTCGAGCGAGCCTTAACGGCACCGCTCGGTCCTTCCAAACAGGACGAATTCAAATCGGATACGGCGGGGGCGCGGGCCCCTCGAATCCTCCTCCTCGGCCGACACCTCCCCTCGCGGAACACCAAGACGATGAATCTCCAAGAACTGAAGCGCAAAACGCCGGCGGAGTTGCTGGCTTTCGCGGAAGAGCTGCAGATCGAGGGCGCTTCGGCCCTTCGCAAGCAAGACATGATGTTCGCCATCCTGAAGCGGATGGCCGACAACGACGTCGCGATCTACGGCGACGGCGTGATGGAAATCCTGTCCGACGGGTTCGGCTTCCTGCGCAGCCCCGAATCGAACTACCTGCCCGGCCCCGACGACATCTACGTCACGCCGCAATTGATCCGCCGCCACGGCCTGCGCACCGGCGACACGGTCGACGGCCAGATCAAGGCGCCCAAGGACGGCGAGCGTTATTTCGCACTGACCACCGTGCGCGCGATCAATTTCGACGAGCCGGACGTCGCGCGCCATCGCATCAATTTCGATAACCTCACGCCGTTCTATCCGACCTCGCGCTTGCAGCTCGAGGTGACGGACGACAGCCCCGAAGCGGCCCCGCCGCCGATCCCGAAAAAGGCCTCGCGCCGCCCGCAGGGCGACGAAGAGGCGATCGCCCTCAAAGGCACGCTGTCGGCCCGCCGGACGGAGAAGAAGGAAAACGCGCCGTCCGGTCCGCGCCGCGACATCACCGGCCGGATCGTCGATCTGGTTTCGCCGCTCGGCAAAGGCCAGCGCGCGCTGATCATCGCCCCGCCGCGCGTCGGCAAGACCGTGATGTTGCAGAACATCGCGCATTCGATCGCGACGAACCACCCCGAGGTCTATCTGATCGTGCTGCTCATCGACGAGCGGCCGGAAGAAGTGACCGACATGATCCGCTCGGTGAAGGGCGAGGTCGTGTCCTCGACCTTCGACGAACCGGCGCAGCGCCATGTGCAGGTCGCCGAAATGGTGATCGAAAAGGCCAAGCGCTTGGTCGAGCACAAGCGCGACGTCGTGATCCTGCTCGATTCCATTACGCGTCTGGCGCGCGCCTACAACACGGTCGTCCCCTCGTCCGGCAAGGTGCTGACCGGCGGCGTGGACGCCAACGCGTTGCAGCGCCCGAAGCGCTTCTTCGGTGCCGCGCGCAATATCGAGGAAGGCGGGTCGCTGACCATCATCGCGACGGGCCTGATCGATACCGGCAGCCGCATGGACGAAGTGATCTTCGAAGAGTTCAAGGGTACCGGTAACTCCGAAATCATCCTGGACCGCAAGCTCGCCGACAAGCGCACCTTCCCGGCCATCGACATCACCAAGTCGGGGACCCGCAAGGAAGAGCTGCTGGTCGATAAGGCCGTGCTGTCGAAGATGTGGGTCTTGCGCCGCATCCTGATGCCGATGGGCACGACGGACGCGATGGAGTTCCTGATCGACAAGCTGAAGCACTCGAAGACCAACAAGGATTTCTTCGAGGCGATGAACACCTAGTTCGCGAACCCCCGCCCGACCGGCGGGGGTTTTCGTTTGGGGACGCGCGCGATGCTGATCATGGTGGCGGGGCCGTTCTCGGCCCCCGATGCGGCCGGGCGGGCCGCAAATCTCGCCCGGATGAACGATGCGGCCGTGGCGGTCGCCAAGGCCGGTCATATTCCCGTGATCGGCGTCAACGCGGCCTTGCCCGTGCTGGAAGCCGCCGGGTTGCCGCCGAACCACGCCTGGATGATGGAGATTTCCCTGGCTTTGGCCGCGCGCTGCGACGGCTGCCTGGTGATCGCGTCTTCGCCCGGAGCGGACCGCGAAGCGGCGGTTTTGGCGGGTCTTGGCCGCCCGGTTTGGCGGCGGATCGAAGACCTGCCGCCCGTTTGATCCCGGCGCTATAGTCGCGCAAAGGGGGCACCCGAGTACGATGACGGTTGCCGACGAGCGCGACGAACTGGACCTATCGCCGAACGCCGCCGATCTGGCGCGCATGGCGATTTTGGAGACGGATTCGCACGGCAGAATCCGGCGCGCCAACGCGCATGCCGCGCGGATGTTCGGCTATGAAAGCCCGGCCGCGATGATCGCGGGCGTGGCGCATTCGCGCGATCTGTTCGTGCGCGAAACCGACCGCGCGGCCTTGCGCGCGCGATTGGCGCGCGGCGAAGCCGTGGACAATGTCGTGGTCGAAATGCGCCGGCGCGACGGCAGCGCGTTTTGGGCGGTCCATGGCGTGACGGCGAAGGCGGGACCGGACGGGCCGCTCGACCGGACGGTCGGCTGGATCGTCGAGACGGGCAACGTCGTGGATCGCAAGTCAGCGGTCGAGCCGATCGAGCGGCATTTCGCGGAATCGGAATTCCTCGCTCAGCTTTTCGGCGCGACCGATATCGGCATTTACGAAGCCGACGACCATTGCCGTATTTTGCGCGCCAACGAAGCTTTCGCGCGGATGTTCGGCTACGCCTCGGCCGACGAAATGCGCCGCGCCTTGCCGGATGGCAGCGAGGCGATCTATGCGGACGCGGACGATCACACGCGGCTGGTCGACCGGCTGATCAGCGAGGGCACCATCCGCGAAGCCTTATGGCAGGCCCGCCGGCGCGACGGGACGCCCTTCTGGGTGCGTCAATCGGCGATCCGCGTCGATGGTCCGCCGATGCGGATGATCGGCACCGTCGCGGACGTGACGCAGCTCGTCGAAGCCTGGGCCGAGGTCCAGCGCGCGGAAGCCAATTACCGCTCGATGTTCGAAAACGCGAGCCACGGCATCTTCCGTTCGTCGCGCGAGGGCAAGCAGTTGCGCGCCAACCCGGCGTTGGTCGCCCTCAACGGTTACGACACGGAAGAACAGCTGCTCGCCGCCGTCAACGACATCGCCCAGGAATGGTATGTCGAGCCCGGGCGGCGCGACGAATTCATCCGCTCGGTAGAGCGCGACGGGCGCGTGCTGGATTTCGAATCGGAAGTCTACCGCCACAAGACGCGCGAGCGCATTTGGGTCTCGGAAAGCGCTTGGGTCGTGCGCGGCCAGGACGGGCGCGTGCTCTATTACGAAGGCATGATCGAGGACATCACCGCGCGTAAGCGCGTGGAACTGGCCCTCGCCGCCGCGAAGGCGGAAGCCGAGACCGCGGCGGCGGATCTGCGCTCGATCTACGACAACGCCAATGTCGGCATTTTCCGCACGATCCCGGGCGGGGCGCAGACGCGTTCCAATCTCGCGCTCGCCCGATTGAACGGATTCGACACGGTCGAAGAACAGATCGAAGCGGTGCGCGCCTCGCTGGTCGACGGCAAGACGACCGGCTGGTATGTCGACCCTGCGCGCCGCGACGAGTATCGCCGTCAGATGCGCGAGAACGGGCGCCTCGACAATTTCATCTCCGAGGTGCGCCGCCGTAAGACGGGCGAACGCATTTGGATCAGCGAGACCGCGTGGGTCGTGCGCGACGCGGCCGGCGCCATCGTCGCCTATGAAGGCACGGTCATCGACGTGACCGAGCGCATTCTGGCCGAACGCGCCTTGGCCGAAGCGAAGGCCGAGGCGGAGCGCTTGGCCGAGGATTATCGCTCGATTTTCGAGAACGCGAATTTCGGCATCTATCGCACGGACGCGAATTGGCGTCAGCTCGCGGTCAATCCGGCCTTGCTGCGCATCAACGGATTCGAGCGGCCCGAACAGCAGATCGCCGCGAACCCGGCGGCGGGCGAGAAACGGGAAAGCTGGTACGTGGAACCGGGGCGGCGGGAATTGTTCCGCGGCATCATGGCGCGCGAGGGGCGCATCGCCGGGTTCGAATCCGAAGTCGTGCGGCGCACGACGGGCGAGCGGATTTGGGTCAGCGAGAACGCCTGGGCGGTGCGCGATCGCGACGGCAAGATCGTCGCCTTCGAAGGCACGGTCGAGAACGTGACCGCGCGTAAACATGTGGAGGCGGCGTTACGCGAAGCGAAGGCGGAGGCCGAAGCCGCTTCCGCCGCGAAAAGCGCATTCCTGGCCGTGATGAGCCATGAGTTGCGCACGCCGCTGAACGCCATCATCGGCTTCGCCGAAGTGGTGGCCGGGCGATTGTTCGGGCCCAACGACGCGCGCTATTTCGAATACGCCGAATATATCCGCCAATCGGGCACGCATCTGCTGAACCTGATCAACGACATTCTCGACCTGTCGAAAATCGGGGCGGGCCAGTTCGACTTGCAGGAAACGGAATTCGATCTCGATCGATTGGCGGAAGAAGTGGTGCGCCTGTTCGCCGCGAATGCGAGCAAGAGCGGTGTCGCCTTGATTCTGGAGGACGGTTTTCCGCAAGTTTGCGTTCGCGGCGACGCGTTGCGCTTGAAACAAGTGCTGATGAATCTGGTGTCGAACGCCATCAAGTTCACGCCGCAAGGCGGCTCGGTCACGCTGGCGGCGCGGTTGACCGACACGACGCTGTGCGTTTGCGTGACCGATACGGGCATCGGCATGACCCCGGCCGAGGCCAAACGCGCCATGGAGCCGTTCGTGCAGATCGACGACGGTCTGGCGCGTAAACATGGCGGTACGGGCTTGGGCCTGCCGATCAGCAACCAGCTGGTCATGCTGCATGGCGGCCGGCTGGCCGTCGATAGCGAAAAGGGCAATGGCACCAAGGTGACGGTCGAGCTGCCGCGCGAGCGCATCGTGGCGCCGGTTTGATCGGCCGGCGCGGGGCTAAATGTTCGATCCGTCCTTGCGCTTATAGGTCCACGCGGCGGCGGAACTGGCCTGAAGATCGTCGTCGGGATAGACGACGCTGTCGCCCGGCGTGCGGTCGCCGACTTCCAGATAGACGACATCCGTG
The DNA window shown above is from Alphaproteobacteria bacterium and carries:
- a CDS encoding DUF459 domain-containing protein, which produces MRRFSGFFTRWAGALTFLAFAFAAVSPAGAQSPTRNIAVYGDSLADGVWDAFTRSLKREPGGWIATRRSSIGTGLTRSDFSAWLDQIDADFDANPARHVVVMFGLNDMRDFRDDRRGRVYGTDAWNAAYAKRIDQLIARLRAKADDVVWIGLPVFRKPEQNDGAKHLTSLYAEAAARARIAFVPIYDDFLGPEGAFTTHLASADGRRLQVRGDDGLHFIGTGYDIIANKAMAAIRRFEAGQAEASARLPETAQPR
- the hemJ gene encoding protoporphyrinogen oxidase HemJ; protein product: MAWMAGLLYLPRLFVYHCAAPAGTHTSETFKVMERRLLRAIMGPAMIATWVFGLLLASVQDWTSGWLIAKFVLVLILSWHHHAQARWRKDFEADRNTRPARFYRIQNEIPTLLMILIVLFVIVKPF
- a CDS encoding PAS domain S-box protein; translation: MTVADERDELDLSPNAADLARMAILETDSHGRIRRANAHAARMFGYESPAAMIAGVAHSRDLFVRETDRAALRARLARGEAVDNVVVEMRRRDGSAFWAVHGVTAKAGPDGPLDRTVGWIVETGNVVDRKSAVEPIERHFAESEFLAQLFGATDIGIYEADDHCRILRANEAFARMFGYASADEMRRALPDGSEAIYADADDHTRLVDRLISEGTIREALWQARRRDGTPFWVRQSAIRVDGPPMRMIGTVADVTQLVEAWAEVQRAEANYRSMFENASHGIFRSSREGKQLRANPALVALNGYDTEEQLLAAVNDIAQEWYVEPGRRDEFIRSVERDGRVLDFESEVYRHKTRERIWVSESAWVVRGQDGRVLYYEGMIEDITARKRVELALAAAKAEAETAAADLRSIYDNANVGIFRTIPGGAQTRSNLALARLNGFDTVEEQIEAVRASLVDGKTTGWYVDPARRDEYRRQMRENGRLDNFISEVRRRKTGERIWISETAWVVRDAAGAIVAYEGTVIDVTERILAERALAEAKAEAERLAEDYRSIFENANFGIYRTDANWRQLAVNPALLRINGFERPEQQIAANPAAGEKRESWYVEPGRRELFRGIMAREGRIAGFESEVVRRTTGERIWVSENAWAVRDRDGKIVAFEGTVENVTARKHVEAALREAKAEAEAASAAKSAFLAVMSHELRTPLNAIIGFAEVVAGRLFGPNDARYFEYAEYIRQSGTHLLNLINDILDLSKIGAGQFDLQETEFDLDRLAEEVVRLFAANASKSGVALILEDGFPQVCVRGDALRLKQVLMNLVSNAIKFTPQGGSVTLAARLTDTTLCVCVTDTGIGMTPAEAKRAMEPFVQIDDGLARKHGGTGLGLPISNQLVMLHGGRLAVDSEKGNGTKVTVELPRERIVAPV
- a CDS encoding uroporphyrinogen decarboxylase, with the protein product MLTQPKSFVRAIRGEIQARPCFWLMRQAGRYLPEYRATRAQAKGFVDLCLRPDLATEITLQPIRRYGMDAAILFSDILMIPHGLGQKLEFKEGEGPVLEPVTDAGGIAALEKGLDGSLEKLGPIFETVSRVKAALPLDTALIGFAGAPWTVATYMVEGGGSKDFAKVRLLAARDPALFEKLIDLLVEATTRYLSRQVEAGAEVLQLFDTWAGVLPEDEYQRWAIEPVKEIIARIRERHPSIPIIYFPKGSGMLYTHAAAETGADALGIDTSVPMEFAKLLQHQVTVQGNLDPIKLAAGGKAMEDSINRILAALAGGRFVFNLGHGVIPQTPPEHVARLAEIIRGWRHRAN
- the rho gene encoding transcription termination factor Rho; protein product: MNLQELKRKTPAELLAFAEELQIEGASALRKQDMMFAILKRMADNDVAIYGDGVMEILSDGFGFLRSPESNYLPGPDDIYVTPQLIRRHGLRTGDTVDGQIKAPKDGERYFALTTVRAINFDEPDVARHRINFDNLTPFYPTSRLQLEVTDDSPEAAPPPIPKKASRRPQGDEEAIALKGTLSARRTEKKENAPSGPRRDITGRIVDLVSPLGKGQRALIIAPPRVGKTVMLQNIAHSIATNHPEVYLIVLLIDERPEEVTDMIRSVKGEVVSSTFDEPAQRHVQVAEMVIEKAKRLVEHKRDVVILLDSITRLARAYNTVVPSSGKVLTGGVDANALQRPKRFFGAARNIEEGGSLTIIATGLIDTGSRMDEVIFEEFKGTGNSEIILDRKLADKRTFPAIDITKSGTRKEELLVDKAVLSKMWVLRRILMPMGTTDAMEFLIDKLKHSKTNKDFFEAMNT
- a CDS encoding MBOAT family protein; protein product: MLFPTLNFGLFFLAVFFASWALAKRTDSRKLLLVAASYGFYAMWDWRFCVLLALSSVGNWAVGRALANTPDEEARKPILLGAVALNLVVLGFFKYADFFLLSLEGLLNAAGLGRDLPLLSLVVPVAISFFTFHAISYLVDIHRGHVHQAAGLLDMALYLSFFPQLVAGPIVRAAHFLPQIAAPADATRIAMTRAFLLIAVGLFKKVFVATWLAGLQADEMFRDPSLYKAGDLLLGMYAYALQIYCDFSAYTDIAVGVAALLGYRFPVNFDQPYRAASPSEFWKRWHISLSSWLRDYLYIPLGGDAGGARTYANLALVMLLGGLWHGAAWHFVIWGALHGAALIIARAWPIALPRALATALTFHFVCVTWVFFRAGDSGKALDYLAGLQHLALPVHASGFVMILIALGIASQFLPKDRLARAEARVMDLPAWAQGLALGAAIVAIDAIGPAGVAPFIYFQF
- the hemH gene encoding ferrochelatase; amino-acid sequence: MRKIAVVLFNLGGPDSPDAVKPFLFNLFNDPAIISVPNPFRWLLAKLISGRRAPKARGIYDLIGGSSPLLANTQAQARALEATLADLGAVKCFAAMRYWHPLTEGAALAVREFGPERIVLLPLYPQYSTTTTGSSKKAWDRAAARLGLNAQTASVCCYPTEPGFVKAVADLIRPHYDAASAHGKPRVLFSAHGLPKKVIDAGDPYKVQVERTAAAIVAELGIPDLDSVVCYQSRVGPLEWIKPYTEAEIERAGKDKVPLVVVPVAFVSEHSETLVELDIEYREKAHEDGVPHYERVPTVGTHPAFVEGLAKIVRAAVSGPARECAADGQGRLCPAECGKCPLKASSPSG